The proteins below are encoded in one region of Candidatus Methylomirabilis sp.:
- a CDS encoding transporter substrate-binding domain-containing protein, whose product MSRRTPLGVVGAVVACLLLPAAGVQGGTLAQVRENREFHVCANPEALPYSSNDPGLPGFHVEVAEALARALGVRLRVSWVENRRQARTAGCDAFMEEILVEGQEGGGPVRPTRPYYRSGIALLVPDGAAEVSRFEDLRGGPVAVVSGSWSHRYVDKRGLPIRVFRFQEEIIGAVQRGEAVAGAVVAPYLSWYLKVHPQAGVHVPAGYAPDPELTWDVAVGLRNADGALVQAVNQALEGLIANQTLPGIFARYGVVYTPPPVR is encoded by the coding sequence ATGAGCAGGCGCACCCCCCTCGGGGTGGTGGGGGCGGTCGTGGCGTGCCTCCTGCTGCCGGCCGCAGGGGTGCAGGGCGGAACGTTGGCCCAGGTGCGGGAGAATCGGGAGTTCCACGTCTGCGCGAACCCCGAAGCCCTGCCCTACTCCAGCAACGATCCCGGCCTTCCGGGGTTCCACGTCGAGGTGGCCGAGGCCCTCGCCCGGGCCCTGGGCGTCCGGCTCCGGGTGAGCTGGGTCGAGAACCGGCGCCAGGCCCGCACGGCGGGATGCGACGCCTTCATGGAGGAGATCCTGGTGGAGGGGCAGGAGGGAGGGGGGCCGGTGCGCCCGACCCGCCCCTACTACCGGAGCGGGATCGCCCTCCTCGTCCCCGACGGGGCCGCGGAGGTCTCGCGCTTCGAGGACCTCCGGGGCGGCCCCGTGGCCGTGGTCTCAGGGTCCTGGTCTCACCGCTACGTGGACAAGCGGGGACTCCCGATCAGGGTCTTCCGCTTTCAGGAAGAGATCATCGGGGCGGTGCAGCGCGGGGAGGCGGTCGCCGGGGCCGTCGTAGCCCCGTACCTCAGTTGGTACTTGAAGGTGCATCCGCAGGCCGGGGTCCACGTCCCGGCCGGATACGCGCCCGATCCGGAGCTGACGTGGGACGTCGCCGTTGGCCTCCGAAATGCGGACGGTGCCCTCGTGCAGGCTGTCAACCAGGCGCTCGAAGGCCTGATCGCGAATCAGACCCTCCCGGGCATCTTCGCCCGGTACGGGGTGGTCTACACCCCCCCTCCCGTCCGGTAG
- a CDS encoding cytochrome c → MPQHIRRRVRRIGFGSLAALSLLILFSGGDLEGEMGQPLPGQGGAGGGRVPFDLKDEAMVKAGAALFARTCGVGYCHGAEGRQGGGPRLRGRKLDAEYLFDTIMNGKRLMPPWGHLYSPEQIWQLVAYIKSLENVPDDQ, encoded by the coding sequence ATGCCCCAACACATTCGCCGGAGGGTCCGGCGGATCGGCTTCGGGTCCCTTGCCGCCCTGTCCCTCCTGATCCTGTTCTCGGGGGGCGATCTGGAGGGCGAGATGGGCCAACCGCTCCCGGGGCAAGGCGGTGCTGGCGGCGGGAGGGTTCCCTTCGATCTGAAGGACGAGGCGATGGTCAAGGCCGGCGCGGCGCTCTTCGCGCGGACCTGCGGCGTCGGCTACTGCCATGGCGCCGAGGGGCGGCAGGGGGGCGGCCCCCGGCTACGGGGGAGGAAGCTGGACGCGGAGTACCTCTTCGACACCATCATGAACGGCAAACGCCTGATGCCCCCGTGGGGGCACCTCTACTCCCCGGAGCAGATCTGGCAGTTAGTCGCCTACATCAAGAGTCTGGAGAACGTGCCGGATGACCAGTGA
- a CDS encoding PQQ-dependent dehydrogenase, methanol/ethanol family: MAWGRGWTRTLVALGVFLLTVVPLGSAPLSWAVSPDQLENAEKDPNNWLMYHGTYKAWRYSSLNQINRSNVKDLRVAWIFQGGRVEQGLESTPLVADGMLYLVGSYNRVWALDAATGKMLWYHYPELDEAVVKRQTHSPYSRGIAIGHGNVYVGTLDGHLIALDMKTGKRVWDTVLVDSKKDTIGFTGAPLVVKDKVLIGQQAGEWPIRGRIFGVQAATGRKLWEFYTVGGPEDPKAMATWGGDSWKYGGGGGWMTGSYDPQLNLVYWGTGNAAPLYDWAGPKWMTQGPRPGINLYITSALALNPDTGKLAAYHQELPHDPWDFDSAAGEFLSVDRDGKKLLVHPNKSGFVFVYDRTNMKVENVWPLIYTYNFVKGIDPKTGKLIDPFYPVDGKKEFLCPYIAGGIGWNSGAYSPKTGLYYKIGQEWCMELEIIRTKPITEPNAQLNIGANFVGKHPPTGPAYGHLDARDPVTGALKWQVNFKYIPIASLLATGGDLLFLGDAEGIVHAYDAETGGELWSFRNGSGHRGGPITYAVGGKQYVAVPSGWGSLVAGDFPVFWPETAGWSHSSALVVFTLP; encoded by the coding sequence ATGGCCTGGGGACGCGGATGGACGAGAACCCTTGTGGCCTTGGGAGTCTTCCTGCTGACCGTTGTGCCGCTCGGCTCCGCTCCGCTCTCCTGGGCGGTCTCACCGGACCAGCTCGAGAATGCGGAGAAGGATCCCAACAACTGGTTGATGTATCACGGGACCTACAAGGCGTGGCGGTATAGCTCGCTGAATCAGATCAACCGGTCCAACGTGAAGGACCTGAGGGTTGCCTGGATCTTCCAGGGAGGGCGGGTCGAGCAAGGCCTCGAATCCACTCCGCTGGTCGCGGACGGGATGCTGTACCTCGTTGGCTCCTATAACCGGGTCTGGGCGCTGGACGCTGCCACCGGGAAGATGCTCTGGTACCACTACCCGGAGCTCGATGAGGCGGTCGTCAAGCGCCAGACCCATTCCCCGTATTCGCGAGGCATCGCCATCGGCCACGGCAACGTGTACGTCGGGACCCTCGACGGGCACCTCATCGCCCTCGATATGAAGACCGGGAAGCGGGTCTGGGATACGGTCCTCGTCGACTCGAAGAAGGACACGATCGGCTTCACGGGCGCCCCCCTGGTGGTGAAGGACAAGGTGCTCATAGGCCAGCAGGCCGGCGAATGGCCGATCCGGGGGCGGATCTTCGGCGTGCAGGCGGCGACGGGCAGGAAGCTGTGGGAGTTCTACACGGTGGGCGGCCCCGAAGATCCGAAGGCCATGGCCACCTGGGGAGGCGACTCCTGGAAGTACGGCGGCGGCGGGGGGTGGATGACGGGCTCCTACGACCCGCAGCTAAACCTGGTCTACTGGGGGACGGGGAACGCCGCGCCCCTGTACGACTGGGCTGGCCCGAAGTGGATGACGCAGGGCCCCCGGCCCGGTATCAACCTGTACATCACCTCCGCGCTCGCCCTCAACCCCGATACCGGGAAGCTGGCCGCGTACCACCAGGAACTGCCCCATGACCCGTGGGACTTCGACAGTGCGGCGGGCGAGTTCCTCTCGGTGGACCGAGACGGGAAGAAGCTGCTCGTGCATCCGAACAAGAGCGGGTTCGTGTTCGTCTATGATCGGACGAACATGAAGGTCGAGAACGTGTGGCCCCTCATCTACACGTACAACTTTGTGAAAGGCATCGACCCCAAGACCGGGAAGCTGATCGACCCCTTCTACCCGGTCGATGGGAAGAAGGAATTTCTTTGCCCCTACATCGCGGGCGGGATCGGCTGGAACTCGGGGGCCTACAGCCCGAAAACCGGCCTGTATTACAAGATCGGCCAGGAGTGGTGCATGGAGCTGGAGATCATCCGGACGAAGCCGATCACCGAGCCGAACGCGCAACTCAACATCGGGGCGAACTTCGTCGGGAAGCACCCCCCCACGGGGCCGGCCTACGGCCATCTCGACGCCCGTGACCCCGTGACCGGGGCCTTGAAGTGGCAGGTGAACTTCAAGTACATCCCCATCGCGAGCCTCCTCGCGACGGGCGGCGATCTCCTCTTCCTGGGTGATGCCGAGGGAATCGTCCACGCCTACGACGCGGAGACCGGTGGGGAGCTCTGGAGCTTCCGGAACGGCTCCGGCCATCGCGGCGGGCCCATCACGTATGCCGTGGGGGGCAAGCAGTACGTCGCCGTCCCTTCCGGCTGGGGCTCTCTCGTGGCCGGGGACTTCCCGGTCTTCTGGCCCGAGACCGCCGGCTGGTCCCACAGCTCGGCGCTGGTGGTGTTCACGCTGCCCTGA
- a CDS encoding aspartate-semialdehyde dehydrogenase, translated as MRRGYAVAVVGATGAVGESILRILEERKFPVGALRLLASERSAGRRLRFHEEDVSVEPLTADAFRGIEFALFSAGAARSKEFAPAAARGGAVVIDNSSAFRMDPGVPLVVPEINPEAAFRHKGIIANPNCTTIVMVMPLKPLHDYARVKRVVATSYQAVSGAGAKAIEELKRQVTAWVRGEPLPVEVFPHQIAFNVLPHVDVFLENGYTREEMKLVNETRKILGDESIQVSPTTVRVPVFQAHAVAVNVETERPVSVATARELFAAFPGLRVQDDPSRLEYPTPLTATGTDDCYVGRIRQDLSRGNSLNFWAVGDQLRKGAALNAVQIAELLVR; from the coding sequence ATGCGTCGGGGCTACGCGGTCGCGGTCGTGGGAGCGACAGGAGCGGTCGGGGAGAGCATCCTCCGGATCCTGGAGGAGCGGAAGTTCCCGGTCGGGGCGCTCCGCCTCCTTGCCTCGGAGCGGTCAGCCGGCCGACGCCTTCGCTTCCACGAGGAGGACGTCTCCGTCGAGCCGCTCACCGCGGACGCCTTCCGGGGGATCGAGTTCGCCCTCTTCTCGGCCGGGGCGGCGCGAAGCAAGGAGTTCGCCCCCGCCGCGGCCCGGGGGGGCGCCGTCGTCATCGACAACTCCTCGGCCTTCCGGATGGACCCCGGGGTCCCCCTGGTGGTCCCCGAGATCAACCCGGAGGCGGCGTTCCGACACAAGGGGATCATCGCCAACCCCAACTGCACCACCATCGTGATGGTCATGCCGCTCAAGCCCCTCCACGACTACGCGCGGGTGAAGAGGGTCGTGGCCACGTCCTACCAGGCGGTCTCGGGGGCCGGGGCGAAAGCCATCGAGGAGTTGAAGCGGCAGGTCACGGCGTGGGTGAGAGGGGAGCCGCTCCCGGTGGAGGTCTTCCCGCACCAGATCGCCTTCAACGTCCTGCCCCACGTGGACGTCTTCCTGGAGAACGGCTATACGCGGGAGGAGATGAAGCTGGTGAACGAGACCCGGAAGATCCTGGGGGACGAGAGCATCCAGGTCTCGCCCACGACGGTCCGGGTGCCGGTCTTCCAGGCCCACGCGGTGGCCGTGAACGTGGAGACCGAGCGGCCCGTCTCGGTTGCCACCGCCCGGGAGCTCTTCGCCGCCTTCCCGGGGCTGCGGGTCCAGGATGATCCGTCCCGCCTCGAGTACCCCACACCCCTCACGGCGACCGGGACGGACGACTGCTACGTGGGCCGGATCCGGCAGGACCTCTCCCGCGGGAACAGCCTGAACTTCTGGGCGGTGGGGGATCAGCTCCGGAAGGGGGCTGCCCTCAACGCGGTCCAGATTGCGGAGCTCCTGGTGCGGTAG
- the truA gene encoding tRNA pseudouridine(38-40) synthase TruA, whose protein sequence is MRNLRLLLEYDGSAYSGWQVQPDRPTVQGTVQAALTRLTRVPVKVVGAARTDAGVHALGQVASFNTESPHPCTTFRRALNALLPRDIAVREVTEVPLAFDARRSATGKTYRYSLLVRPEPSPLQRAFSLHVPAPVDVPAMAKAAESLLGRHDFSAFRSASCEAAHPVRTVWEARFLEEPPCWHFVISAEAFLQHMVRSIVGTLLEVGRGKRVPEEVAAILAGRDRARAGPTAPAHGLCLARVHYGEVGPDAA, encoded by the coding sequence ATGCGCAACCTGCGCCTGCTGCTCGAATATGACGGGAGCGCCTACTCCGGCTGGCAGGTGCAGCCGGACCGACCGACGGTCCAGGGGACGGTGCAGGCAGCCCTCACGCGCCTGACGCGCGTCCCGGTGAAGGTCGTGGGGGCGGCGCGCACGGACGCCGGCGTCCACGCCCTCGGCCAGGTGGCGAGCTTCAACACGGAGAGCCCGCACCCCTGCACGACGTTCCGCCGCGCGCTCAACGCGCTGCTTCCCCGGGACATCGCCGTCCGCGAGGTGACGGAGGTGCCCCTCGCCTTTGACGCCCGCCGCAGCGCGACCGGGAAAACCTACCGCTACTCCCTCCTGGTGCGCCCTGAACCTTCCCCTCTTCAGCGGGCCTTCAGCCTGCACGTGCCGGCCCCGGTCGATGTCCCGGCCATGGCGAAGGCCGCCGAATCCCTCCTGGGTCGCCACGATTTCTCCGCCTTCCGCTCCGCCTCTTGCGAGGCAGCGCACCCGGTACGCACCGTCTGGGAGGCTCGCTTCCTGGAGGAGCCCCCCTGCTGGCACTTCGTCATCTCGGCGGAGGCGTTCCTCCAGCACATGGTGCGCAGCATCGTCGGGACCCTCCTCGAGGTGGGGCGGGGGAAGCGCGTGCCAGAGGAGGTGGCGGCGATCCTGGCGGGCCGCGACCGGGCCCGGGCCGGCCCGACCGCCCCCGCCCACGGCCTCTGCCTGGCGCGAGTCCACTACGGGGAGGTGGGACCGGACGCGGCTTGA